The following nucleotide sequence is from Candidatus Hydrogenedens sp..
AGTCAAAATCCAGCTGGGGGACTACAACGACCGCCAGGGACCCCTGTTGATATTGTTGTGGTATCCAGTCTTTGTGTTGATGTTCCTGATGTGGTACATATGGAACAAAGTAGTGCAGAAAACACAATAGTTTCGGCAGGATTAGTGGTGGGTACAATAAATACAGAATGCAATGACACGGTTCCTTTAGGGCATGTTATTAGTCAGAATCCAACTGCAGGAGAACAAGTATCACCTGGTAGCACTGTAGATTTAGTCGTTTCCACTGGCCCCTGTCCTGTTGAGGTTCCAAATGTAGCAGGGCTATCCCAGCTCGATGCAGAAAATATAATAACAACCGCACGTTTGAGCGTCGGAGAAATAACAGAAGAATGTAACAACGCAGTGCCCTTGGGTCACGTCATTAGTCAGGACCCACCCGCTGGTCAGTATATTCCACCCTATAGCCAAGTGAATATGGTCATATCATCAGGACCATGTATTATATATATTAGTTCAATAGATGATTTGCAGAAAATAGGTAATGACCCAGACTATCCGATTGATGGTTATTACGAGTTAACCCAAGATTTAGATGCAACAGATACTATCAATTGGAATGGAGGTGCAGGGTTCGTACCCATAGGAACGATAGATACCCCATTTACGGGTTCTTTGAATGGAAATAAACATAGTATAGTTGGACTTTATATCAATCGTCCCTCAGAAGCTTATGTTGGTTTGTTGAGTTGTATAGGAACGGAAGGGATAATACAGAATTTGGCTTTGAAGAATGCAACCATAATTGGAGGCAACTTTGTTGGGTCCATTGCGGGATACAATATGTCCGACGCTGTCATATCATCGTGTTATGCTTCTGGAACGGTGAGTTCACTTAACTACAATACAGAAGGGAATGCAGGCGGATTAATAGGTCATAATGCTGGCACGGTACAACAATGTTTTTCGAAAGTAGATGTTTGGTCACCTGATTATTCAGCAGGGCTCATCGGATTTAATTCTGGTTATATAATTCAGTGTTACTCCAAGGGGAAAGTCAATAGTAGTAATTATAGCCTTGGTCTCGTTGGAAGAAATTTTGGTTTAGTAACTCAAAGTTATTGGGATATAAATGCTTCAGGTACAAATAGTTCGGACGGGGGAATAGGTGAAACAACTACGAACATGAAAAAGCAAATTACATTTGTAGACTGGGATTTTACAAATGTGTGGGGCATTGTCGAAGATGTTACTTATCCGTATCTCCTTGGCTTCTCTTACGACCCAGAAATACAGTTAATTGGTCCTCAGGAGTTAGAAATAAGTTGTGGTTCTGAACATTATGCAGAACAAGGTGCTGTAGCGTATGACATAGAAGATGGTGATTTGACAAACCAAATCATGATAATGGGCGAAGTAAATACTTCAGCATTAGGAGTATATTTGGTTGATTACCTGGTGTCAGATAGTAATGACAACTTAGGCAAAGCAAGTCGTACTATAAATGTGATAGATGAAGCACCAATAGTAACATTATTAGGTTCACCAAAAATATTAGTAAGGTGTGGAACAGAGTTTATAGACCCAGGAGCACAAGCATATGATTTTTGTGACCAATCATATCTAACTGTAGAAGTAACAGGTAGTGTCGATATAAATGAAAAAGGAATATATCAGTTAGAGTATACAGCTCGGGATAGTTCTAATCTGGAATCTCATGTAAGCCGTGATGTCCGTGTCTATGGATGTAACATTATACAGATTAGAAGTATCGAAGAATTACAAATGATTGGTAATTCTCCAGATTATCCTTTGGATGGTGACTATGAATTAGTTCAGGATATTGATGCAAGTGGAACAGCTCAATGGAATGAAGGTGCTGGGTTCATACCTATTGGAGATCAACTCCATCCATTTTCTGGGACATTTAACGGGAATGAACATAAAATAGTCGGACTACATATTAATCGTCCTGAAGAGGATTATGTAGGTCTATTTAGATCTATAGGTCCTGATGGAATTCTTTGGAACTTCGGTATTGAGGATGCAAATATAACAGGAGGAAACTATGTAGGAATAATAACAGGCCTTAATTCAGGAATATTGACACAATGTTATGTTACAGGTTCCGTATCAGGAATGATTGCAGTTGGTGGTTTAATTTCATCCAACTATGGGGAAATAGAAAACTGTTACTCAACAGCAACTACATCTGGAATTGGCTATGTCGCTGGATTAGTCTTTGTAAATTATAATAAAATGACCAATTGCTATTCATCGGGTGCGGTATTGGGAGAATATGAAACAGGTGGATTAACATACGACAATTTAGACGGAATAGTAACCAATTGTTACTGGGATGTTCAGACGTCAGGACAAAGTTGGTCAGATGGAGGTATTGGCAAATCTACTGAAGAAATGAAACAACTAATTACCTTCGATGATTGGGATTTTGTCAATGTATGGGGTATCATTGAAAATACTACTTATCCATACTTCTTATGGCAGTACAAAGTCCCCGATATTATAGGGCTTAGCCAAAGTGAAGCTGAGACATTAATCATTACGAAAGGCTTTGAAGTTGGAGAAGTTAATGACGAATGCAGTAACACGATTCCAGCGGGATATGTTAGCAACCAAAATCCGACCGCAGGAGAACAAATACCGCCTGGAAGTAATGTTAACCTCACCATTGCTTCAGGGAGATGCACACCATTAGTAGTTATATTAGAAGCTCCAACAGAGTTAATAAAAACTCGTGGTGAAACGTTGGAATTACATGTATCTGTTCAGGGTGAAATAGGCACAGTAAACTACCAATGGTACTTTGAGCCAGAGGATGAAGAGAAGGTAGCTATCCCTCTACTTGGCGAAAATAGTGATACATTACGTATAACCAATATAGATTATATACATGCTGGCTGGTATTGGTGTCAGGTCTCCGATGATTGGGATTTCGCTGAAAGTGGAACTGTCCGTCTGTATGTAGATTCTGGATTGGACGTTAGCTCGATGTTAGGACTATTTTTGACATTAATAATAGTAAGTGTAATAGCAATTTATGCCCTGAAACAACGCACATCAGATGTAAAGTAAAAAATGTAATACATAGTAGATTAATATTAAAGAGGGAGAAATTGTAATATATTCTCCTTTCGTTATAAAAAGGAGATGGAGGTTTAGTTATTTTATTCATCACTATCTCGGTTTCTTGAGATAAGTGTAGGTGAACGTCTTCTATCAGATAGTTTATTTTTAAGGTATATCAGAGACAATATTGGGTGATATAAAAACATTTTAGGTCCTGAAAATTGCATTACCACTTTAATTTTTTCTTTATGTCTCTTATCATAACAATGAATATGGCAATTTTTACATGTTGGTTT
It contains:
- a CDS encoding PASTA domain-containing protein, with protein sequence MGGLIGYKSGGSISQCYTTGFVSGITDNTGGLLGEHWNGSIQNSYSWSSVKGFANIGGFIGKNTNGTVSYCYSKGFVSGISNVGGFIGSRTSGTITSCYWDTETSGQSASSGGSGRTTAQMKTQSNYISWNFTTTWAIIENQTYPYLRSFGQTQDYIPVEKQISNLNELNNIGRDLNYPWDGQYTLTTDIDASDTVSWDGGLGFKPIGIFTGRFDGNGHVIKNLYINRWSSKSVGFIGNLIRGEVLNLGLKNIQVTGNMYVGCLIGTNYGVVKQSYVTGSAIGATDYVGGLVGFNNYGKLENSYSWSSAQGNQYIGGLIGRNIGISGSSFGVVDKCYSKGAVTGNIDVGGLIGNNLNGTVTSSYWDTQTSGRNTSSGGTGRTTAQMKQQATFVGWDFVNIWGIVQNVTYPYLLWEYTVPDVLGLTQSEAQDLITYYGFTVGTIGNQCSNVVPIGNVLSQNPAGGLQRPPGTPVDIVVVSSLCVDVPDVVHMEQSSAENTIVSAGLVVGTINTECNDTVPLGHVISQNPTAGEQVSPGSTVDLVVSTGPCPVEVPNVAGLSQLDAENIITTARLSVGEITEECNNAVPLGHVISQDPPAGQYIPPYSQVNMVISSGPCIIYISSIDDLQKIGNDPDYPIDGYYELTQDLDATDTINWNGGAGFVPIGTIDTPFTGSLNGNKHSIVGLYINRPSEAYVGLLSCIGTEGIIQNLALKNATIIGGNFVGSIAGYNMSDAVISSCYASGTVSSLNYNTEGNAGGLIGHNAGTVQQCFSKVDVWSPDYSAGLIGFNSGYIIQCYSKGKVNSSNYSLGLVGRNFGLVTQSYWDINASGTNSSDGGIGETTTNMKKQITFVDWDFTNVWGIVEDVTYPYLLGFSYDPEIQLIGPQELEISCGSEHYAEQGAVAYDIEDGDLTNQIMIMGEVNTSALGVYLVDYLVSDSNDNLGKASRTINVIDEAPIVTLLGSPKILVRCGTEFIDPGAQAYDFCDQSYLTVEVTGSVDINEKGIYQLEYTARDSSNLESHVSRDVRVYGCNIIQIRSIEELQMIGNSPDYPLDGDYELVQDIDASGTAQWNEGAGFIPIGDQLHPFSGTFNGNEHKIVGLHINRPEEDYVGLFRSIGPDGILWNFGIEDANITGGNYVGIITGLNSGILTQCYVTGSVSGMIAVGGLISSNYGEIENCYSTATTSGIGYVAGLVFVNYNKMTNCYSSGAVLGEYETGGLTYDNLDGIVTNCYWDVQTSGQSWSDGGIGKSTEEMKQLITFDDWDFVNVWGIIENTTYPYFLWQYKVPDIIGLSQSEAETLIITKGFEVGEVNDECSNTIPAGYVSNQNPTAGEQIPPGSNVNLTIASGRCTPLVVILEAPTELIKTRGETLELHVSVQGEIGTVNYQWYFEPEDEEKVAIPLLGENSDTLRITNIDYIHAGWYWCQVSDDWDFAESGTVRLYVDSGLDVSSMLGLFLTLIIVSVIAIYALKQRTSDVK
- a CDS encoding nitrous oxide-stimulated promoter family protein → MIIIDEKKKRWREWYEKKTIESMIRIYCKYNHKDDICDTCRELLEYAYKQLEKCPLMPDKPTCKNCHIHCYDKRHKEKIKVVMQFSGPKMFLYHPILSLIYLKNKLSDRRRSPTLISRNRDSDE